CTTCGTAGAGCTCTATGAGCGCCTTCCTCACGCGATTTCGGTAGACGATGGCGTCGTGAAGCTTTTCTTCCGTGATCTTGACGTCGAAGAGCTCTTCCAGGAACTTGGCGCCCAGGCGAATCTCCTCGGCCCAGGACTCCAAGGCCAAGGCATGGTCCTTGCCCTGCGGAAGCTTCATGACGTGTACCGGCTTGAGTTCGCCCAAGAGCTCGTACATCTTCTTCTTACCGTCGCAGGTCGTCTCTGCGAGCACTCCGTCGGAGAAGTAAAAGAACGGGCATTGATCAGTCATGGCCAATCCATAGCTGGATTTGATCAGGGGACACAGAGTCTTGGGCAGCCGCGTCTCAGCCTCCAGAATGCCCTGCTCGCTGTTGCCGCAAAGCCCCACCGGAATGGCTCCGGCCGCGTGGATCAGCTCGGTGGGTGTGTAGGAACAGAACGTTCCGACGACCTTTTTCCCTTTCTTTTTCTCCTCGTAGAGCGCCAGGAAAGCGTTTCTTCGTTTTTCATCGTAGCTCTCGAAATTTTTTGGCAATTCCAGCATGCGTTTATTCCCCCCGTGAAAATATCGGCAAATTGAAAAGAGCGTTGACGCTGCTTCTTCATTAAAAATTTGAATCGTGCGGCGCTCCGATGGAGATCCACAAAGCGAGTCGCACAGACCGCGCCGCTGTCGGGGCGCCCTCGTGTTCGGCTTTTTGATCAAGAAAGAGTATTAAAAACTGACGGGCAGTTTCCTCCGTCCGTTCGGCAGCGCTCCCGCCGTAAAACCACTGCTTAATAGTGACAAAAGGTTCATGGAATTTAGGCGGAAGCCGATTTCAGTTTGTCTTCGCAGCGCTTTTGCAGCTGCTCCAGCGCCAGAACGATCAACCAGTACATAATGACCATGGACATGTAGGCCTCGAAATACCGAAAGGTGATTCCGGCCTGTATCTTCGCGACCGCCGTGATATCGAGAATACCTATGGTGAAGGCGAGCGAGGAGCCTTTGATGGCGTCGATCAGGTTGTTGACGATGCCGGGAACGGCGACCGGTACCGCCTGGGGAATCACGATCAGCCGCAGCGTCTGCATCCGCGTCAGGTTGATCGACTTCGCCGCTTCGATCTGCCCGCGGTCCACCGCCAGGAAGGCGCCGCGGATGATCTCGCTCATGTACGC
Above is a genomic segment from Pyramidobacter piscolens W5455 containing:
- a CDS encoding amino acid ABC transporter permease, translating into MIYFGLPRLVAGLASMGKIEGFMLTLALNSGAYMSEIIRGAFLAVDRGQIEAAKSINLTRMQTLRLIVIPQAVPVAVPGIVNNLIDAIKGSSLAFTIGILDITAVAKIQAGITFRYFEAYMSMVIMYWLIVLALEQLQKRCEDKLKSASA